In Bdellovibrionales bacterium, the following proteins share a genomic window:
- a CDS encoding adenylate/guanylate cyclase domain-containing protein, with the protein MSYIFSHYTLGFIITVAYVLLSLNYYNATHLEEGQQVDSFLIKSLQIAHQKTIDFRLQQRGPRSPSENVALLAVDEQSVLTLGRWPWPREIIAKTINRAVSLGAKVIAFDAVFSEESENPAKEIFEKLKNDGILNPIGVEKFSEELLSRDSDRILAASIKQNSGHIVMGSFYDSNNNELLKATYPNRCFNYIYESTPAYKIWDNEEVFLAIVDQNDVYIPDSMAEIYKEHLKVISSEITQNTPPPKNLREHLDLNSKIREAQADYCGNWLDPKEDILYPALVEAWPHVKAEEDASSFLFNTFEEFVNSFKDRYKRNLIPVADNWVMNTPLISSEAKNTGYFNAHLDDDGTIRRKQLIVRNGEHYVPSISLKAFLLAMGYNAQVEISEDAKYESKVIKKFSITNSEDGKVVFDVPVDRQGSLMINYAGPQNMFPYLGVSELLSDSPIAKITQNVWDKTKRRWDNSRTVEVNKADWVKDKVFVFGATAVGIYDLRVTPFDENFPGAETHLNVIDNLFRRDFLRPHPDEDLRMPLALLTIGILLTIAISRLGALPGLVLTFAAMAATMIFDKYYSFANGYVITIIHPFILILMLYISLTFYKYFSEEKNKRELRSTFQKYVSPAIVEEILSDPKKIELGGRKTRMTVFFSDVRGFTTISEKLDPHELSNLLNSYLTPMTEIVFKNRGTLDKYMGDAIMAFFGAPIYYPDHAKYACRTALEHIEKLKELRDEYIKKDLPPIDIGIGLNTGEMSVGNMGSETVRSYTVMGDAVNLGSRLEGINKQYGTRIIISEFTYDEVKNDFFCREIDWVQVKGKVLPVKIYELISEKKPGDKIIEMLKCFQEGYQKYHEMAWAPAMDHFKKALLALPEDPVSQLYVQRCEEFIAEPPPSDWDGVFVMHSK; encoded by the coding sequence ATGAGCTACATCTTCTCTCACTACACTTTAGGGTTTATCATTACGGTGGCATACGTCCTTCTGAGTCTGAATTACTACAATGCAACTCATTTGGAAGAAGGACAACAAGTCGATAGTTTTCTGATCAAGTCTCTCCAAATAGCCCATCAAAAGACAATTGATTTTAGACTCCAACAACGCGGACCGCGGTCTCCATCCGAAAATGTCGCACTCCTGGCGGTTGATGAACAGTCGGTCTTAACTCTTGGGCGATGGCCCTGGCCAAGGGAGATCATCGCGAAAACGATCAACAGAGCAGTGAGTCTCGGAGCAAAGGTTATTGCCTTCGATGCCGTGTTTTCAGAGGAGTCGGAAAATCCAGCAAAGGAGATCTTTGAAAAGCTCAAAAATGATGGAATCCTTAATCCGATTGGAGTGGAAAAATTTTCTGAAGAACTTCTCTCTAGGGACTCAGATCGAATTCTAGCAGCTTCGATAAAACAAAATTCGGGCCACATTGTCATGGGTTCATTTTATGATAGCAACAACAACGAACTACTGAAAGCAACTTACCCAAATCGCTGCTTCAATTATATTTACGAAAGCACCCCAGCATATAAGATTTGGGACAATGAAGAAGTATTCTTAGCTATTGTCGACCAGAATGACGTGTATATTCCGGATTCAATGGCAGAGATCTACAAAGAACATCTCAAGGTTATTTCATCTGAAATCACTCAAAACACTCCTCCACCCAAGAACCTCAGAGAGCACCTTGATCTCAATTCGAAAATTCGTGAAGCCCAAGCAGACTATTGTGGAAACTGGCTCGACCCAAAAGAAGACATCCTCTATCCGGCCCTGGTTGAGGCCTGGCCCCACGTGAAGGCCGAAGAGGATGCATCGTCATTTCTCTTCAACACCTTTGAAGAGTTTGTGAACTCCTTTAAAGATCGCTACAAGCGAAATCTGATCCCTGTCGCCGACAATTGGGTGATGAACACTCCATTGATATCATCTGAAGCGAAGAACACAGGATATTTCAATGCTCACCTTGACGACGACGGAACAATCCGGCGAAAACAGCTGATCGTAAGAAATGGCGAACATTATGTGCCTTCTATTTCTCTAAAAGCCTTCCTTCTTGCAATGGGATACAATGCCCAAGTAGAGATCAGCGAAGACGCCAAATATGAATCAAAGGTAATTAAAAAATTCTCGATCACCAATAGCGAAGATGGAAAAGTTGTATTTGACGTACCTGTGGATCGCCAGGGCAGCCTCATGATCAATTACGCCGGTCCACAGAATATGTTTCCTTATTTGGGAGTTTCTGAGCTGCTGAGCGACAGTCCCATAGCAAAAATTACCCAAAACGTTTGGGATAAGACCAAACGCCGCTGGGACAATAGTCGCACGGTAGAAGTCAACAAAGCCGACTGGGTTAAGGATAAAGTCTTTGTTTTCGGAGCGACGGCCGTAGGCATCTATGATTTGCGAGTAACTCCATTTGATGAGAATTTCCCGGGAGCCGAGACTCATCTCAATGTCATAGACAATCTTTTCAGAAGAGATTTTCTCAGACCTCACCCAGATGAAGATCTCAGAATGCCACTGGCGCTTCTGACGATTGGAATCCTATTAACTATCGCCATTTCTCGACTCGGAGCGCTGCCGGGATTGGTGCTCACGTTTGCTGCCATGGCCGCAACCATGATTTTTGATAAATACTACTCCTTCGCAAATGGCTATGTCATCACGATCATACACCCGTTTATATTGATCCTAATGCTCTACATCTCTTTAACCTTCTACAAATATTTCTCTGAGGAAAAGAACAAACGCGAACTTCGCTCAACATTTCAAAAGTATGTTTCTCCTGCGATAGTTGAGGAAATCTTATCTGACCCCAAGAAAATCGAGCTCGGCGGTCGGAAAACAAGGATGACGGTGTTTTTCTCTGATGTCCGTGGGTTCACGACAATTTCAGAAAAACTTGATCCTCATGAACTGAGCAATCTCCTGAATTCTTATCTGACCCCTATGACCGAAATCGTTTTTAAGAATCGAGGAACTCTCGACAAATACATGGGCGATGCCATTATGGCCTTTTTTGGCGCCCCTATTTACTATCCAGATCACGCAAAATATGCCTGCCGCACAGCTCTGGAACACATAGAGAAACTCAAAGAACTTCGAGATGAATACATCAAAAAAGATCTCCCACCCATCGACATTGGCATAGGCCTCAATACCGGAGAGATGAGTGTTGGAAACATGGGATCTGAAACTGTTCGAAGTTACACCGTCATGGGAGACGCAGTCAATCTAGGGTCTCGTCTCGAAGGGATCAACAAACAGTACGGCACCCGCATTATCATCTCGGAGTTTACATACGATGAAGTAAAAAACGACTTCTTCTGCCGCGAAATTGACTGGGTTCAAGTCAAGGGAAAGGTTCTGCCAGTCAAAATTTATGAGCTCATTTCAGAAAAGAAGCCGGGTGACAAAATCATCGAAATGTTGAAATGCTTCCAGGAGGGGTATCAAAAATATCATGAAATGGCCTGGGCACCTGCGATGGATCATTTTAAGAAGGCTCTGCTCGCTCTTCCCGAAGACCCCGTATCGCAGCTATACGTCCAACGCTGCGAGGAATTTATTGCAGAGCCACCTCCATCTGACTGGGACGGCGTCTTCGTTATGCATTCAAAGTAG
- a CDS encoding STAS domain-containing protein encodes MEIKFEQISVDIMAVYLKGRIDLETIERFLGCLDHLKSYKVIFDLKDLCFVGSNGISIFVSAIQQLNQTSCMGITFCHASSEFKRIFAATFVPEIVVHEDFQKALRAISIPQAITPSIENSAIPSVSSVDSGSNAYEGAKS; translated from the coding sequence ATGGAAATTAAGTTTGAGCAAATCAGCGTAGATATCATGGCAGTCTATTTGAAGGGTCGCATTGACCTTGAGACAATTGAGCGCTTTCTCGGTTGCCTTGATCATCTTAAATCCTATAAGGTCATTTTTGATTTGAAGGATCTTTGTTTTGTGGGGTCCAACGGAATCTCAATCTTTGTCTCTGCTATCCAGCAACTCAATCAAACAAGCTGTATGGGAATCACTTTTTGTCACGCAAGTTCAGAGTTTAAGAGGATTTTTGCAGCAACTTTTGTTCCGGAGATAGTGGTTCATGAGGATTTTCAGAAGGCCCTTCGAGCCATCAGTATCCCTCAAGCGATAACCCCAAGCATAGAAAATTCCGCGATCCCTTCGGTTTCATCCGTCGACTCCGGTTCCAATGCCTACGAGGGTGCAAAAAGCTAA
- a CDS encoding DUF1501 domain-containing protein, with amino-acid sequence MSGKNNKFIQGRRDMLSQIGITLGATIASHPIQLLFETILNGMISKAHAQAANPRRYLFIQHFGAPPRWTFDLFLTPYNTSNFVANAQVGTKYVLSGGRAASVTYATVLAKGINVPYMWQFPVPRASGGDRPMTDLLNNLLHIRGVTTANAGHGGSAALRYRPLGAVKSVPALSGDASANPFPAVNLSATEFRYLSTKGKAAITLGNSGNMIQSLLTPFMGTLPAGYKANKQQVQTAINAALDEIEQYAIDRHPGADIISQSREGAETLLNEGFGDLTDTWNSLLAKYRDLISRAIDPTRIFTGINNAPIGITGTRTETHRLSSITNILTTPDIRNLITANTTISRMAEHFAVAEYVLVNDLSSSMAILPGGLTNLSLSGNTSATPTFDEHYTGAIPSLYLNTMYYRAYASCLLELIDRLKAESIWNDTVIDTAGEFNRSARGAGTGSDHGFQGASAAIYSGAIAGPIVLGNIKKETGATSAAPGTWGYGAPVNGLSSGQLTLGHVAATLAYLLRTQSPITAYSKIIGTDGTGKIVPTIELAKQV; translated from the coding sequence ATGTCGGGCAAGAACAATAAGTTTATCCAAGGCCGGAGGGACATGCTATCCCAGATCGGCATTACTCTTGGGGCTACGATCGCCTCTCACCCGATTCAGTTACTTTTCGAGACAATCTTGAATGGAATGATCAGCAAAGCCCACGCTCAAGCAGCCAATCCTCGCCGTTATCTATTTATCCAACATTTCGGAGCTCCTCCCCGCTGGACATTTGATCTGTTCCTAACACCCTACAACACCAGCAATTTTGTGGCAAATGCCCAAGTGGGAACCAAGTATGTTCTTTCAGGAGGCAGAGCCGCATCTGTCACATACGCAACAGTTCTGGCCAAAGGCATCAACGTCCCTTACATGTGGCAATTCCCCGTTCCCAGGGCAAGTGGAGGGGATCGACCCATGACAGATCTTCTAAATAACCTCCTTCACATACGAGGCGTTACGACGGCTAATGCCGGCCACGGGGGCAGCGCCGCTTTGCGATACCGTCCTTTGGGTGCCGTCAAATCGGTACCAGCTCTCTCTGGCGATGCGTCTGCCAATCCATTCCCTGCGGTAAATCTTTCGGCAACAGAGTTCAGATATCTCTCCACCAAGGGCAAAGCCGCGATCACCCTCGGCAACTCCGGCAACATGATCCAAAGCCTTCTCACTCCATTTATGGGAACATTGCCCGCTGGCTACAAGGCAAACAAACAGCAGGTTCAAACCGCGATCAATGCCGCTCTGGATGAAATTGAACAGTATGCAATTGATCGACATCCAGGGGCCGATATCATTTCTCAGAGCAGAGAAGGGGCTGAAACGCTTCTGAATGAAGGTTTTGGCGACCTCACTGACACCTGGAATAGTCTTCTGGCAAAATATCGAGATCTGATTTCGCGGGCCATTGATCCCACGAGGATTTTTACTGGCATCAATAATGCCCCCATCGGAATAACGGGAACCCGCACGGAAACGCATCGTCTGAGCAGCATTACCAACATTTTGACAACCCCAGACATCAGAAATCTTATCACGGCCAATACCACAATTTCGAGAATGGCAGAGCATTTTGCCGTTGCCGAATACGTATTGGTCAACGACCTCTCCTCCTCAATGGCAATTCTTCCGGGTGGTTTAACTAATCTATCACTGTCCGGAAACACCTCGGCCACTCCCACCTTCGACGAACACTACACGGGAGCGATTCCCAGTCTCTATCTCAACACCATGTACTATCGAGCCTACGCGTCCTGCCTTCTTGAACTGATTGATCGGCTCAAAGCTGAAAGCATCTGGAATGATACGGTCATTGACACTGCGGGCGAATTTAACCGCTCGGCAAGGGGAGCTGGAACTGGATCCGACCACGGGTTTCAGGGTGCCAGCGCCGCCATTTATTCAGGGGCCATCGCGGGACCCATTGTTCTTGGCAACATCAAAAAGGAAACAGGAGCAACCTCTGCTGCACCAGGAACTTGGGGCTATGGGGCACCTGTCAATGGACTGTCTTCGGGGCAATTGACCCTCGGCCATGTTGCCGCCACTCTCGCCTATCTACTCAGAACCCAATCCCCGATCACCGCATATAGCAAAATCATTGGAACAGATGGGACCGGAAAAATTGTGCCTACAATTGAACTGGCGAAACAAGTCTAG
- a CDS encoding fibronectin type III domain-containing protein, with translation MKGHFPSVITNGRNRLVFADRERRELLERKRSIDQIDDRSRYKYGISNRHFMAFVLLLYRDVVFGHLSILVGLRDHLMFKKSTWRIALGLALILSGCGKGQRKLHVPSLGNIDGHKLYTNHCASCHNPIATSTKKNKTAAQIAAAISSVAQMSSLEALTSDEVQAIATVLVGTAPPPPDPTALTATPNSAAAITLSWSSGGGSTVDYQISYQLGTTAPATCSAGTLISESLISGTSYQVTGLNTDTLYSFRVCAINDKTTPDVSSGVTVSATTLTNTAPPPNPTALTATPNSVSAITLSWTSGAGSTVDYRISYQLGATAPANCSAGTLISESAISGTSHQVTGLNTNTQYSFRVCAINDKTTPDASTGVTVSATTLQTPPPPNGVALYGSKCASCHNPLATSTKKNKTAAQITAAISSVAQMSSQPALTSLTPAEIQAIATALVDTAPPPPPNPIALAAVPNLMSAITLTWTSGGGSTVDYRISYQLGAAAPANCTAGTKISESAISGTSHQVTGLSANTQYSFRVCAINGKTTPDVSSGVTVSAKTLQAPPPPNGVALYGSKCASCHNPLATSTKKNKTDAQITAAISTVAQMSSQPALTALTPAEIQAIATALVDTAPPPPAGLPLRYVAPIGTRVYVVSTFTDLFLPEVAQRTAADTPILNLINTLLLDKTGALGGPCRKYETRCVGDLNENIAAPMLPTPSTLRKGYMTRACEEILAKDRSVQNALSRAGITITSTADTTNLRRLFDHFYPGHNPNTKILSSLVSVVIDSRTKGLGDLNAWRYAMVPLCVGSALELL, from the coding sequence ATGAAAGGTCATTTTCCCTCGGTAATTACAAACGGACGGAATCGCCTGGTATTTGCAGATAGAGAAAGAAGGGAATTATTGGAAAGAAAAAGATCGATCGATCAAATCGATGACAGATCAAGATACAAATACGGCATTTCAAACCGTCATTTCATGGCTTTTGTTTTGCTATTGTACAGGGATGTGGTGTTTGGACATTTGTCTATTTTAGTGGGTTTGAGGGATCATCTCATGTTCAAAAAAAGTACTTGGCGCATCGCTTTGGGTTTAGCATTGATCCTAAGTGGTTGCGGCAAGGGACAGAGGAAACTCCATGTTCCCAGTCTGGGAAACATAGACGGTCACAAATTATACACCAACCATTGCGCTTCCTGTCACAATCCGATCGCCACTTCGACAAAGAAAAATAAAACAGCTGCTCAAATTGCCGCTGCCATCAGTTCCGTTGCACAGATGAGTTCATTAGAAGCTCTCACTTCTGACGAAGTTCAAGCCATAGCAACGGTACTGGTCGGCACAGCGCCGCCGCCACCCGATCCAACAGCCCTCACAGCAACGCCAAACTCGGCTGCTGCAATCACTCTGTCATGGAGCTCGGGCGGCGGATCTACTGTTGATTATCAGATCTCTTATCAATTGGGTACAACGGCACCGGCCACCTGCTCTGCGGGAACTCTGATCTCAGAGTCCTTGATCTCTGGGACTTCTTATCAAGTGACTGGATTAAACACCGACACCCTGTACTCCTTTCGAGTTTGTGCCATCAATGACAAAACAACTCCCGACGTCTCCAGCGGTGTGACTGTATCTGCGACAACTCTCACCAACACCGCTCCACCACCCAATCCAACAGCCCTCACAGCAACGCCAAACTCAGTTTCTGCAATCACTTTATCTTGGACCTCGGGCGCTGGGTCTACTGTTGATTATCGAATTTCCTATCAGTTGGGTGCAACGGCACCGGCCAACTGCTCTGCGGGAACTCTGATTTCAGAGTCCGCAATCTCTGGAACCTCTCATCAAGTGACTGGATTAAATACCAACACCCAGTACTCCTTTCGAGTTTGTGCCATCAATGACAAGACAACTCCCGACGCCTCCACCGGTGTGACTGTATCTGCAACAACACTTCAAACCCCTCCACCTCCCAATGGAGTCGCTCTCTACGGGTCAAAGTGCGCCTCTTGTCACAATCCACTCGCCACTTCGACAAAGAAAAATAAAACAGCCGCTCAAATCACTGCGGCGATCAGTTCTGTTGCACAAATGAGTTCACAACCCGCACTCACATCACTCACCCCTGCCGAGATCCAAGCCATCGCAACAGCTCTCGTTGATACGGCTCCACCACCTCCTCCAAATCCAATTGCATTGGCTGCCGTGCCAAACTTAATGTCAGCAATCACTCTGACTTGGACCTCGGGCGGCGGATCTACTGTTGATTATCGGATTTCTTATCAGTTGGGTGCTGCAGCGCCAGCCAACTGCACAGCCGGAACTAAGATCTCAGAGTCCGCAATCTCTGGGACTTCTCATCAGGTGACTGGATTGAGCGCCAACACTCAGTACTCCTTTCGAGTTTGTGCCATCAACGGGAAAACTACTCCCGACGTCTCCAGTGGTGTGACCGTATCCGCAAAAACTCTTCAAGCCCCTCCGCCTCCCAATGGGGTCGCTCTCTACGGTTCAAAGTGCGCCTCTTGTCACAATCCACTCGCCACTTCCACAAAGAAAAATAAAACAGATGCTCAAATCACTGCGGCGATCAGCACTGTTGCACAAATGAGTTCACAACCTGCTCTCACAGCACTCACTCCTGCCGAGATCCAAGCCATCGCAACAGCTCTCGTTGATACGGCTCCACCACCTCCAGCAGGTCTGCCTTTGCGCTACGTTGCACCTATCGGCACTCGTGTTTACGTAGTTTCAACATTTACTGATCTATTTTTACCCGAAGTGGCACAAAGAACCGCAGCAGATACGCCGATTTTAAATCTCATCAACACTCTACTTCTCGATAAAACGGGTGCTCTCGGGGGACCTTGTCGAAAATATGAAACCCGCTGTGTTGGAGACCTTAACGAAAATATTGCGGCACCCATGTTACCTACTCCGAGCACCTTGCGGAAGGGCTATATGACAAGGGCCTGCGAGGAAATCCTCGCAAAAGATAGATCCGTACAGAACGCTCTCAGTCGAGCGGGAATTACTATCACTTCGACCGCTGACACGACAAACCTTCGACGCCTATTTGATCATTTTTACCCAGGACACAATCCAAATACCAAAATTCTCAGTTCTCTGGTCTCTGTGGTCATTGACTCCCGCACCAAAGGTTTGGGCGATTTAAATGCCTGGCGGTACGCCATGGTGCCCCTCTGTGTGGGATCAGCATTGGAGTTGTTATGA
- a CDS encoding thioredoxin domain-containing protein — protein MGKERGGSYTTYFAQQDKMTRKKSGDELDWELKGASESIGIRFDDLKVCMDSAETHDLIKAQASLGVAARVEGTPTIYVNGKKLPRGQLIPVLERVYQSLINQ, from the coding sequence ATAGGCAAGGAAAGGGGTGGGAGTTACACGACTTACTTTGCCCAACAGGATAAGATGACCCGTAAAAAATCTGGAGACGAGCTCGATTGGGAGTTGAAGGGCGCTTCCGAATCAATCGGGATTCGCTTTGACGACCTGAAAGTCTGCATGGATTCGGCTGAAACTCATGACCTGATTAAGGCCCAAGCCAGTTTGGGAGTTGCTGCTCGAGTTGAAGGCACGCCCACAATATATGTCAATGGCAAAAAACTTCCGAGAGGACAGCTTATCCCAGTCTTAGAAAGGGTTTACCAAAGTTTGATAAACCAATAA
- a CDS encoding ChaN family lipoprotein, producing the protein MGIDSLHWLRTRKRLLQQLKKQVKLRLGGESEDVLHYAQEYKNEFNGRWREVSHQQFQGNLLKATLILGGDFHAFGQSQRSHMRLLRDFPNKDSVILAVECFESRHQAAVDAYITSQKMKEEQFLEAIQWSARWGFPWEHYRPLFELARERKYRVVALNRYFRTRSESNLQKRDIHAAKVLAATRRDYPNHFVYVLFGDLHLAEKHLLKALKEEGALAKEKVLRVFLNSEKLYFRQAKQGSVSRHIVLRGGKDRYCLLTAPPWVKWQSYLMYLEQTYDRDLDEEGGIDYTDHVASLIRLAGDDLGIRLKIQDIAVYGSEDRSLHQISQKLLNEYEMKIFAHLIDRDRSFFIPQGGMFYLSRPTINHAAGLAGQYIQAKLSGRSHTVWDMPNDFIASIWVESVSFFVSKLINSHRMSESLRSIRQELEAGDPRGRGREVLLIVLDQRMSEIIQIHSGRRRSRRYRPPRKSQYLDASRILGNMMGERMFTAFKLGRLPLKSLINLISQDVFSDDFSDIYFQTIRRLESHSAESQKNLVGGSG; encoded by the coding sequence ATGGGAATTGATAGTCTTCATTGGCTCCGCACGCGAAAGAGGCTTCTTCAACAGTTGAAGAAACAGGTGAAGTTGCGTTTGGGAGGAGAATCGGAGGATGTTCTTCATTATGCCCAGGAATATAAAAATGAGTTCAATGGAAGATGGCGAGAGGTCTCTCACCAGCAATTTCAGGGCAATTTATTGAAGGCGACCCTCATTCTTGGAGGAGATTTTCATGCGTTTGGTCAGTCGCAGAGGAGCCATATGCGACTTTTGAGAGATTTCCCAAACAAGGACTCTGTCATTTTGGCGGTCGAGTGCTTCGAGTCCCGACATCAAGCGGCAGTAGATGCCTATATAACGTCTCAAAAAATGAAAGAAGAACAGTTTTTGGAAGCGATCCAATGGTCAGCTCGTTGGGGGTTTCCGTGGGAGCACTATCGGCCACTTTTTGAACTTGCCAGAGAAAGAAAATATCGAGTTGTGGCTCTGAATCGCTATTTTAGGACTCGATCAGAATCAAATCTACAGAAGCGAGATATTCATGCTGCTAAGGTTTTGGCTGCGACTCGAAGAGACTACCCGAATCACTTTGTCTATGTCCTTTTTGGGGATTTGCATTTGGCGGAGAAGCATTTGCTAAAAGCTCTAAAAGAAGAGGGAGCTTTAGCCAAGGAGAAGGTACTTCGAGTTTTCCTTAACTCAGAAAAATTGTATTTTAGGCAAGCAAAACAGGGATCGGTAAGCCGCCATATTGTTTTGCGCGGAGGGAAAGATCGATATTGTCTGTTAACGGCTCCGCCATGGGTCAAGTGGCAAAGTTATCTCATGTATCTTGAGCAGACCTATGACCGTGATTTAGATGAAGAAGGTGGAATCGACTACACTGATCACGTGGCCTCTCTCATTCGATTGGCAGGAGACGATTTGGGGATCAGACTCAAAATCCAGGATATTGCCGTCTATGGCAGTGAAGATAGATCTCTTCATCAAATCTCCCAGAAATTATTGAACGAGTATGAGATGAAAATCTTTGCGCATTTAATTGATCGTGATCGAAGTTTTTTTATTCCTCAAGGGGGGATGTTTTACCTCTCGCGTCCCACGATCAACCATGCTGCTGGATTGGCTGGACAATATATTCAAGCCAAATTGAGCGGAAGATCTCATACGGTTTGGGATATGCCCAATGATTTTATTGCCTCGATCTGGGTCGAATCAGTCAGTTTTTTTGTGAGTAAGCTGATCAACTCTCACCGAATGAGTGAATCCCTGCGATCTATTCGCCAGGAACTAGAAGCAGGTGATCCAAGAGGTCGCGGACGGGAAGTTCTCCTCATTGTTCTTGATCAGCGCATGAGCGAAATTATTCAAATTCACAGTGGTCGCAGGAGATCTCGTCGCTATCGACCTCCTCGAAAAAGCCAATACTTGGATGCTTCAAGAATTCTGGGGAATATGATGGGCGAGAGAATGTTCACGGCATTTAAGCTTGGACGCTTGCCGCTAAAAAGTTTGATCAATTTAATTTCTCAGGATGTTTTTTCGGATGATTTTTCGGATATTTATTTTCAGACCATCAGAAGACTTGAGTCACACAGTGCAGAATCCCAGAAAAATTTGGTTGGGGGGAGCGGGTGA